Proteins encoded together in one Lysinibacillus sp. FSL K6-0232 window:
- the yabP gene encoding sporulation protein YabP, with protein MTLHQESNRYTIPSGEHILTIRNRKRMDMTSVKSIERFDQEEFFIKTSQGHLLIRGEELHIVHLDVDKGLLTLEGTVKTLQYDEEESGFSKGFLHKLFG; from the coding sequence ATGACGCTACATCAAGAAAGTAATCGTTACACAATTCCATCTGGAGAGCATATTTTAACGATTCGCAATCGTAAAAGAATGGACATGACTTCTGTAAAATCAATTGAACGCTTTGATCAGGAAGAGTTTTTTATTAAGACGTCCCAAGGGCATTTGCTAATCCGTGGAGAGGAACTGCATATCGTTCACTTAGATGTTGACAAAGGATTATTGACGCTTGAAGGAACTGTAAAAACCTTGCAGTATGACGAGGAGGAAAGTGGCTTCTCGAAAGGTTTCCTTCATAAGTTATTTGGATGA
- a CDS encoding S1 domain-containing RNA-binding protein: MSIEVGSKVQGKVTGITNFGAFVELPDGKTGLVHISEVADNYVKDINEHLKVGDEVEVKVMNVEADGKIGLSIRKAKPQAERPERPARPRRENRSNDRNERHQPKENFEQKMARFLKDSDERLATLKRATESKRGGRGARRG; the protein is encoded by the coding sequence ATGTCAATTGAAGTAGGCAGCAAGGTACAAGGTAAAGTAACAGGAATCACAAATTTTGGAGCATTCGTTGAGCTGCCAGATGGCAAAACAGGCTTAGTTCACATTAGTGAAGTAGCTGATAATTATGTAAAAGATATCAATGAGCATCTAAAAGTTGGAGATGAAGTTGAAGTAAAAGTGATGAATGTTGAAGCGGACGGAAAGATTGGTCTTTCAATCCGTAAAGCAAAACCTCAAGCTGAAAGACCAGAGCGTCCAGCACGTCCGCGTCGTGAAAATCGTTCTAACGATCGCAACGAGCGCCATCAACCAAAAGAAAATTTTGAGCAGAAAATGGCACGCTTCTTAAAAGATAGTGATGAACGTCTAGCAACACTTAAACGTGCTACAGAGTCAAAACGCGGTGGCCGCGGAGCTAGAAGAGGGTAG
- the yabQ gene encoding spore cortex biosynthesis protein YabQ, whose translation MIVSEQFFHLIVMVLSGIAVGFIIDSVRLIVFSTPKRSSLRRWMMVFELITWILLGGLTYYLLFWLKDGAWRAYDPLAQIAGIFLYQSFFQNFLRFVARILVNITWKPLWFIIHLIITVIRQVLQLFIHIIMFVLRPFVKIYSYLSYTFLKKLRYLKYNKKQQ comes from the coding sequence ATGATTGTTAGTGAGCAATTTTTTCACTTAATTGTCATGGTTTTGAGCGGTATAGCAGTTGGTTTCATTATTGATAGTGTGAGGCTCATTGTTTTTTCGACTCCAAAAAGGTCAAGCCTTCGAAGGTGGATGATGGTTTTTGAATTAATTACCTGGATTTTACTTGGAGGGCTGACATACTATTTATTGTTTTGGCTAAAGGATGGCGCTTGGCGGGCTTATGACCCGCTAGCGCAAATTGCTGGGATTTTTTTGTATCAATCATTTTTTCAAAACTTTTTACGTTTCGTTGCAAGGATTTTGGTGAATATAACATGGAAGCCCCTTTGGTTTATCATACACTTAATTATCACGGTTATTCGACAGGTTCTTCAACTGTTCATTCATATAATCATGTTTGTTTTAAGGCCTTTTGTCAAAATTTATTCGTATTTGTCCTACACTTTTTTAAAAAAGTTACGATATTTGAAGTATAATAAAAAACAACAATAA
- the mazG gene encoding nucleoside triphosphate pyrophosphohydrolase has product MNTLTIIGLGAGDFNQLQMGVYRKLKHAKTLYVRTVDHPVLEELAAEGVQFKSFDEIYEKHNAFQPVYEEIADKLIEAAAREDIIYAVPGHPLVAEQTVQLLITAANDGKVNLVIEGGQSFLDPIFGALKIDPIEGFQLLDGTSFSMHDINMRQHLLIAQVYDTFSASEVKLTLMEKYDDEYPVTVVTAAGSAQEKIITVPLYELDQSVEVNNLTTVYVPPVKSQEEALRDWTTFRQIIATLRGPDGCPWDRKQTHESLKKYLLEEAHEYLAAVDAEDDFAMIEELGDVLLQVFLHAQIGEDQGYFTLEDVLASISEKMIRRHPHVFGDVAVEDAEGVVANWEAIKAQEKGISDKPLLSEQYRASSALQTSYNYQKLAAKVGFEWPDVEGAWEKFAEEWQEFRAEVTKGSNASRLDEFGDVLFTLVNLARFYKISPEEAMLHANEKFARRFGYVEAQVKASGKSFTDFTLEQLDAFWDEAKQLERE; this is encoded by the coding sequence TTGAATACTTTAACAATTATTGGCCTAGGTGCAGGGGATTTTAATCAGCTGCAAATGGGCGTTTATCGAAAATTAAAACATGCGAAAACATTATATGTTCGGACAGTGGATCATCCTGTATTGGAGGAATTAGCAGCGGAAGGTGTCCAGTTTAAAAGCTTTGACGAAATCTATGAAAAGCATAATGCATTCCAGCCTGTCTATGAGGAAATTGCAGATAAACTCATTGAAGCGGCAGCTAGAGAAGATATTATATATGCTGTGCCGGGGCATCCATTAGTGGCGGAGCAAACAGTGCAATTGCTAATTACAGCAGCGAATGATGGGAAAGTGAATTTAGTGATTGAAGGTGGTCAAAGCTTTTTAGACCCGATTTTTGGTGCATTAAAAATTGATCCAATTGAGGGCTTTCAATTATTAGATGGCACTAGCTTTTCCATGCATGATATAAATATGCGTCAGCACCTGCTAATTGCCCAAGTATATGATACATTTAGCGCCTCAGAAGTGAAGCTCACTTTAATGGAAAAATATGATGATGAGTATCCTGTAACAGTTGTGACAGCTGCGGGGTCTGCTCAAGAGAAAATAATAACGGTTCCACTTTATGAGCTAGATCAAAGTGTCGAGGTAAATAATTTAACAACCGTTTATGTTCCGCCTGTAAAATCACAGGAAGAGGCGCTACGGGATTGGACAACATTCCGTCAAATTATTGCTACATTAAGAGGTCCAGATGGCTGTCCATGGGATCGAAAACAAACTCATGAGTCATTGAAAAAATATTTGCTGGAAGAGGCACATGAATACTTAGCTGCTGTAGATGCTGAGGATGATTTTGCAATGATTGAGGAGCTTGGTGATGTGCTGTTGCAAGTATTTTTACATGCACAAATTGGGGAAGATCAAGGCTACTTTACGCTTGAAGATGTTTTAGCCTCTATTAGTGAAAAAATGATTCGTCGTCATCCACATGTCTTTGGTGATGTTGCAGTGGAGGATGCTGAAGGCGTTGTAGCAAATTGGGAGGCTATTAAGGCACAGGAAAAGGGCATTAGTGATAAGCCGTTATTAAGTGAGCAGTATCGAGCCTCCTCCGCGCTACAAACATCCTATAACTATCAAAAGCTAGCTGCAAAGGTAGGCTTTGAATGGCCAGATGTAGAAGGAGCATGGGAAAAGTTTGCAGAGGAATGGCAGGAATTCCGAGCGGAGGTTACAAAAGGCTCAAATGCATCCCGTCTTGATGAATTCGGTGATGTATTATTTACATTGGTGAATTTAGCACGATTTTATAAAATATCACCAGAAGAAGCGATGCTGCATGCTAATGAGAAATTTGCAAGACGCTTTGGCTATGTAGAGGCACAGGTAAAGGCAAGCGGTAAATCATTTACTGATTTTACATTAGAGCAACTAGATGCTTTTTGGGATGAAGCAAAGCAATTAGAAAGGGAGTAA
- a CDS encoding SpoIIE family protein phosphatase, whose protein sequence is MASIEWYAITNVDAQKLGTKKRQILIGSLFFLTSFFLAQSVVFEAAVPFSVPFWAIIRTKYKEYAKFVLFGSLTGCLFLGLGQVLILVLQILMYECIRRFRYWQLPQSIAVSLAVLLVQIVWQGLIYQGLPPVLVQFYVGCEAALALIMTLFMQVLFVNSYEWFTSHWTYEKLGSGLVVFAALLTGMQAAVFSYFSLSIFLLQLFICFGGLVGSVPLATVIGAVLGTLIGVAKLSFTGMLSVATLTGLCAGMGAKMGRFGVAIGSILPSVFFLFYDATLPLDSVYFTSIVIGSVVFLTIPRKYSDMVKDKLFPQREEILLARQNWLTEHVTYKLEHFQHFVQFMKELVFDRFMTTPVEAAKEVSPMNTCLSCFRYDHCWGAQNNGMDKLMTDWFHMKGMGKESTLHRVEEQIRYKCVKSSKIFEELDTELYREHINGQYFHGKKMIALQLRDMSNHLNQLIAEMKEDTISFVSVEKDIIERLKEAHIECFQLDVLSNKPGARKIVCALAPARVNWEEDTTLAERMILPILYEIFDEPFEIEKVVACDIPFRHVQVCFQSAISFEVEYDIYSISKEATLYSGDSHALFQLHPGLFAILLSDGMGQSKEAQHESRKLIHLMRECLNYNMNPETAMHTLHYVMSLKQQNDMYATLDFALVDLQHGDLWSWKAGGMSTYILRGKEVLKVESNAAPVGFLSISAVEAEKRKLKAGDVILMHSDGLFSSVADWDEQEEMFLAYAQQVASTNKTIQEKLTMMMQSFQGYYAIEDDCTVLMLEVTHVVPTWAVFRPAQPSMSKSS, encoded by the coding sequence ATGGCAAGTATTGAATGGTATGCTATAACGAATGTAGATGCCCAAAAATTAGGAACGAAAAAAAGACAAATACTTATAGGCTCTCTCTTTTTTTTAACATCCTTTTTTTTGGCACAGTCTGTTGTATTTGAAGCGGCTGTGCCGTTCTCGGTTCCTTTTTGGGCTATTATTCGAACAAAGTATAAAGAGTATGCCAAGTTTGTGTTATTTGGGAGTTTGACAGGATGCTTGTTCCTTGGTCTTGGACAAGTCCTTATTTTAGTTTTGCAAATTTTGATGTATGAATGTATTAGGCGCTTCCGTTATTGGCAGCTACCGCAGAGCATTGCCGTTTCATTAGCCGTGTTACTGGTTCAAATAGTATGGCAAGGGCTGATATATCAAGGGTTACCGCCAGTGCTTGTACAGTTTTATGTAGGGTGTGAAGCGGCTTTAGCTCTTATTATGACGTTATTTATGCAAGTATTATTTGTTAATTCCTACGAGTGGTTTACGAGCCATTGGACATATGAAAAGTTAGGCTCTGGATTAGTTGTATTTGCTGCGCTGCTGACAGGGATGCAGGCGGCTGTCTTTAGCTATTTTTCATTGTCTATCTTCTTATTACAGCTCTTTATTTGCTTTGGAGGGTTAGTGGGCAGTGTTCCATTGGCAACGGTTATAGGAGCCGTTTTAGGCACACTTATAGGCGTTGCAAAGCTATCATTTACAGGAATGCTATCTGTAGCAACTTTAACAGGGTTATGTGCAGGTATGGGGGCTAAAATGGGGAGGTTTGGTGTTGCAATCGGCAGCATTTTGCCAAGTGTCTTTTTTTTATTTTATGATGCTACATTGCCGTTAGATAGTGTTTACTTTACTTCCATTGTTATTGGCAGCGTTGTTTTTCTCACCATTCCAAGGAAATATTCAGATATGGTGAAGGACAAGCTGTTTCCGCAGCGAGAGGAGATTTTACTTGCAAGGCAAAATTGGCTAACCGAACATGTAACCTATAAATTAGAGCATTTTCAACATTTTGTGCAATTTATGAAGGAGCTTGTGTTTGATCGTTTTATGACAACACCTGTTGAGGCAGCAAAAGAAGTGTCACCGATGAATACTTGCTTAAGCTGCTTTCGCTACGACCATTGCTGGGGAGCGCAAAATAATGGAATGGACAAGCTAATGACGGATTGGTTTCATATGAAGGGAATGGGAAAGGAATCGACACTGCATCGTGTTGAGGAGCAAATACGCTATAAATGCGTGAAGTCTTCGAAAATTTTTGAGGAGCTGGATACAGAGCTATATCGTGAACATATCAATGGTCAATATTTTCATGGAAAAAAGATGATTGCACTTCAGCTTCGTGATATGAGCAATCATTTAAACCAGCTAATAGCTGAGATGAAGGAGGATACGATTTCCTTTGTAAGTGTAGAAAAGGATATTATTGAACGCTTAAAGGAAGCACATATTGAATGTTTTCAGCTTGATGTATTGAGCAATAAGCCTGGAGCACGCAAGATTGTTTGTGCTTTAGCGCCAGCACGAGTGAATTGGGAGGAGGATACGACGTTAGCTGAGCGTATGATTTTGCCGATTCTTTATGAGATTTTCGATGAACCATTTGAAATTGAAAAAGTAGTAGCATGTGATATACCATTTCGTCATGTTCAAGTATGTTTTCAGTCAGCTATTAGCTTTGAAGTAGAGTATGATATATATAGCATATCAAAAGAGGCAACATTGTACTCTGGTGATTCACATGCACTCTTTCAATTACATCCAGGCCTCTTTGCCATTTTGCTATCAGATGGTATGGGTCAAAGTAAAGAAGCACAGCATGAAAGTAGAAAGTTAATACATTTAATGAGGGAATGCCTTAATTACAATATGAATCCAGAAACGGCGATGCATACATTGCATTATGTTATGTCTTTAAAGCAGCAAAATGATATGTATGCGACACTTGATTTTGCGCTTGTTGATTTACAGCATGGTGATTTATGGTCATGGAAGGCTGGTGGAATGTCGACCTATATTTTACGTGGAAAAGAGGTATTAAAAGTTGAAAGTAATGCCGCACCTGTAGGCTTTTTATCCATTTCAGCAGTCGAGGCTGAAAAAAGAAAACTAAAGGCAGGCGATGTTATTTTAATGCATTCAGATGGTTTGTTTTCGAGTGTGGCTGATTGGGATGAGCAGGAGGAGATGTTTTTAGCTTATGCACAGCAGGTTGCAAGTACAAATAAAACTATTCAAGAAAAGCTAACAATGATGATGCAGTCGTTCCAGGGCTACTATGCTATTGAAGATGACTGTACTGTATTAATGCTGGAGGTGACGCATGTTGTACCGACATGGGCTGTGTTTAGACCAGCTCAACCTTCAATGAGTAAATCATCTTAA
- a CDS encoding FtsB family cell division protein: protein MTKRHSSNDEQQNFKKLDNDYVRNTDKAINRKQQARKRKIRRIVFFAIIPVVIIALLLNVLSHQNEVLATKEKAKKEAEQHLAELKEEQDLLNLKIKQLEDDEYIAKLLRKEYYLSEEGEIIFIIPDKEDKKDD from the coding sequence ATGACAAAACGTCATTCATCAAATGATGAACAACAAAATTTCAAGAAGCTTGATAATGACTATGTCCGTAACACGGATAAAGCTATCAATCGCAAGCAGCAAGCGCGCAAACGTAAAATTCGCCGCATTGTCTTTTTTGCGATTATACCAGTCGTTATTATCGCTCTTCTCTTAAATGTGTTGTCACATCAAAATGAAGTATTAGCAACAAAAGAAAAGGCAAAGAAAGAAGCAGAGCAACATCTTGCTGAATTGAAAGAGGAACAAGACTTATTAAATCTTAAAATCAAACAATTAGAAGATGATGAGTATATCGCAAAGCTTTTACGAAAAGAGTATTATTTATCTGAGGAAGGTGAAATTATTTTCATTATCCCAGATAAAGAGGATAAAAAAGACGACTGA
- a CDS encoding RNA-binding S4 domain-containing protein: MRIDKFLKVSRLIKRRTLAKEVADQGRITINGKVAKAGSTVKAGDELAIRFGQKIVTARVEELRDTVKKEDAANMFTILKEERLEKVEPEFIDDED; the protein is encoded by the coding sequence ATGAGAATAGATAAATTTTTAAAAGTATCACGTTTAATTAAACGTCGCACCTTGGCAAAGGAAGTGGCAGACCAAGGGCGTATTACAATTAATGGGAAAGTAGCAAAGGCTGGTAGCACGGTAAAGGCAGGCGATGAGCTGGCGATTCGTTTTGGTCAAAAAATCGTTACAGCGCGCGTAGAAGAATTACGTGATACGGTGAAAAAGGAAGATGCTGCAAACATGTTTACCATTTTAAAAGAAGAGCGTCTTGAAAAGGTTGAACCGGAATTTATTGATGATGAGGACTAG